The Panicum hallii strain FIL2 chromosome 9, PHallii_v3.1, whole genome shotgun sequence genome has a window encoding:
- the LOC112876348 gene encoding uncharacterized protein LOC112876348, translating to MVVVDALHLHGDSAAAVADDLFGGGADLHGFFDHMALEVKASGGGGDEGEEELEWLSNKDAFPTVETMGPSAPRPRTKGVRRPRREVAWSPPQAPAVGRAPPAGWRCRHCGTNRTPQRREGPEGRSTLCNACGVRYRSGRLVPEYRPASSPTFSPELHSNRHRLVVEMRRRREEAAQALLAAARNGEGKGDEKLECLSQKGEFLAVQLMAAAAAGPRTEGKRRPRKAVEWPAIAWSPPPPPRVPAVAGRRPSQGGAGLAVEQGRVPVGGDDDVGGCAAADQGRAAVPADGGLNPAAPLAAAAAAGRPCQQCGTEKTPQWLVGYRSSCMVPVLPVRPELRFVWHNRVKLHRRPERMAKFCPATAADGEEGKEEMGWPSNNDAFPAMKAVPTAAARPQTKGVRRRRVVELSPPRTPPPPRRRSRRGGQEAAVEQGRVGDGGAAADKGRAAAPAGGGEVAAARAAAPRAPAATRRQCRHCGTENTPQWREGPEGRHTLCNACGVRYKSGRLVPEYRPASSPTFSPGLHSNCHQQVVQLRRRREGSAAAAPGDK from the exons ATGGTGGTGGTGGACGCCCTCCACCTCCACGGCGATTCGGCGGCTGCGGTCGCGGACGACCtcttcggcggcggcgccgacctCCACGGCTTCTTCGACCACATG GCACTGGAGGTGAAggctagcggcggcggcggagatgaAGGTGAGGAGGAGCTCGAGTGGCTGTCGAACAAGGACGCGTTCCCGACGGTGGAGACGATGGGTCCGtccgcgccgcggccgcggacGAAGGGCGTGCGGCGGCCACGGCGGGAGGTGGCGTGGAGCCCGCCGCAGGCTCCGGCTGTGGGGCGCGCTCCGCCGGCGGGGTGGCGGTGCCGACACTGCGGGACGAATCGGACGCCGCAGCGGCGCGAGGGCCCCGAGGGGCGCAGCACGCTGTGCAACGCGTGCGGCGTGCGGTACCGGAGCGGCCGGCTCGTACCGGAGTACCGGCCGGCGAGCAGTCCCACCTTCTCCCCGGAGCTGCACTCCAACCGGCACCGCCTCGTCGTCGAGATGCGCCGCCGCAGGGAGGAGGCGGCTCAAGcactcctcgccgccgctcgcAACGGCGAGGGGAAGGGGGATGAAAAGCTGGAGTGCCTGTCGCAAAAGGGCGAATTCCTGGCGGTGCAGTTgatggctgcggcggcggcggggccacgGACGGAGGGCAAGCGGCGGCCCCGGAAGGCGGTAGAGTGGCCGGCGATCGCGTGGagcccgccgcctcctcctcgggTTCCGGCGGTGGCGGGACGGCGGCCGAGCCAGGGAGGAGCTGGACTGGCTGTCGAACAAGGACGCGTCCccgtcggtggtgatgatgacgtGGGCGGTTGTGCGGCCGCGGACCAAGGACGCGCAGCAGTCCCGGCGGATGGTGGCTTGAATCCCGCCGCGCCGctggctgcggctgcggcggcagGGCGGCCATGCCAGCAATGCGGGACGGAGAAGACGCCGCAGTGGCTCGTGGGCTACAGAAGCAGCTGTATGGTTCCGGTGCTTCCCGTCCGCCCGGAGCTGCGCTTCGTTTGGCACAACCGCGTCAAGCTGCACCGCCGCCCGGAGCGGATGGCGAAGTTTTGCCCCGCCACGGCCGCTGACGGCGAGGAGGGGAAAGAAGAGATGGGGTGGCCGTCAAACAACGACGCGTTCCCGGCGATGAAGGCTGTgccaacggcggcggcgcggccgcagACGaagggcgtgcggcggcggcgggtggtggaATTGAGCCCGCCGCgcacgccaccaccgccgcGGCGACGGAGTCGACGTGGAGGACAAGAAGCTGCTGTCGAACAAGGACGCGTCGGTGACGGTGGCGCGGCCGCGGACAAAGGGCGTGCGGCGGCCCCAGCGGGCGGTGGCGAGGTGGCAGCCGCGCGTGCTGCCGCGCCCCGGGCTCCGGCGGCGACGAGGCGGCAGTGCCGGCACTGCGGGACGGAGAATACGCCGCAGTGGCGCGAGGGCCCCGAGGGGCGCCACACGCTGTGCAACGCGTGCGGCGTGCGGTACAAGAGCGGCCGCCTGGTGCCGGAGTACCGGCCGGCGAGCAGCCCCACCTTCTCCCCGGGTCTGCACTCCAACTGCCACCAGCAGGTCGTccagctgcgccgccgccgggaggggtcggccgccgccgctccgggcGACAAGTGA